A section of the Numida meleagris isolate 19003 breed g44 Domestic line chromosome 16, NumMel1.0, whole genome shotgun sequence genome encodes:
- the LOC110406882 gene encoding ectonucleoside triphosphate diphosphohydrolase 8-like isoform X2 — MMFLNKKLFTTALLGLLVTLSIIALVLSLVGVEDVTLPPTVQPDSLPGPGISSYADDPPKAGDSLRECLDKALKVVPAAKQRDVSAYFGATAGMRLLREQNSSAADQVLAEIAKTMQEYPVAFCGAQIITGEEEGAYGWITINYLLESFTKYSPKAHTWVHPEAANSFGALDLGGASTQISFAPKGSFINWNETSRFMLYGYNYNIYTHSYLCYGQNEMWKRLAKELIMESSSSTLVEHPCYPKDYKETISLSSFRTSPCTNQSDPRLPLDDRNVTLEGRSNASGCLVAIKKLFNFSACGQSQDCSFDGIYQPPVSGQFFAFSAFYYNFKFLNLTEGQSLATVRETIERFCARTWEDLSSNYPEENPERLPKYCANANYILTLLLDAYKFNETSWNNIFFQMKVGSTNVGWTLGYMLNLTNMIPAEAPVWVKGHTPSLWAAAVAFITLTLALGLVALVVLLWT; from the exons ATGATGTTCCTTAACAAGAAGCTCTTCACCACCGCCCTCCTTGGGCTGCTGGTCACACTGTCCATCATCGCCCTCGTCCTCAGCCTGGTGGGGGTCGAAGATGTCACTCTGCCACCCACAGTCCAG CCTGACTCTCTTCCAGGGCCAGGCATATCAAGCTATGCCGATGATCCCCCAAAAGCTGGTGATTCCCTAAGGGAGTGCCTGGATAAAGCCCTAAAGGTCGTTCCTGCTGCGAAGCAGAGGGATGTCTCAGCTTACTTCGGAGCGACAGCAGGCATGAGGCTATTGAG GGAACAGAACAGCTCAGCTGCCGACCAAGTCCTGGCCGAAATTGCTAAAACCATGCAAGAGTATCCTGTGGCTTTCTGTGGGGCTCAGATCATtacaggagaagaggagggagcTTATGGCTGGATCACCATCAACTACCTGCTGGAGTCCTTCACCAAG TACTCCCCAAAAGCACACACGTGGGTCCATCCAGAGGCAGCCAACAGTTTTGGGGCACTGGATCTTGGAGGAGCATCAACTCAGATCAGCTTTGCCCCCAAGGGTTCATTTATAAACTGGAATGAAACCTCGAGGTTCATGCTGTACGGATACAACTACAACATCTACACACACAGCTACCTCTGCTACGGGCAGAATGAGATGTGGAAGCGCCTGGCAAAAGAGTTAATTATG GAGTCGTCCTCCAGCACACTAGTTGAACACCCTTGCTACCCTAAAGACTACAAGGAAACCATCTCGCTGTCTTCCTTCCGCACCAGCCCATGCACCAACCAGAGTGACCCACGCCTGCCTCTCGATGACAGAAATGTGACCCTGGAGGGCAGGAGCAATGCCAGCGGGTGCCTGGTTGCCATCAAGAAGCTCTTCAACTTCTCAGCATGTGGACAGAGCCAGGACTGCTCCTTCGATGGCATCTACCAGCCCCCCGTCAGCGGGCAGTTCTTT gccttttctgctttttactATAACTTCAAGTTTCTCAACCTGACTGAGGGACAGTCACTGGCCACCGTCAGGGAGACCATTGAGCGATTCTGTGCAAGAACCTGGGAGGAT CTGTCTTCTAATTACCCTGAAGAGAATCCTGAGCGACTGCCTAAATACTGCGCCAACGCCAACTACATCCTCACACTCCTCCTGGATGCCTACAAGTTCAACGAGACCAGCTGGAACAACATCTTCTTCCAGATGAAG GTGGGGAGCACCAACGTGGGCTGGACGCTGGGCTACATGCTGAACCTCACCAACATGATCCCAGCGGAGGCTCCAGTATGGGTGAAGGGGCACACTCCCTCcctgtgggctgcagctgtCGC
- the LOC110406882 gene encoding ectonucleoside triphosphate diphosphohydrolase 8-like isoform X1, whose protein sequence is MMFLNKKLFTTALLGLLVTLSIIALVLSLVGVEDVTLPPTVQYGMVFDAGSSHTSLFVYEWDSDKQNNTGVVSQTLSCDVQGPGISSYADDPPKAGDSLRECLDKALKVVPAAKQRDVSAYFGATAGMRLLREQNSSAADQVLAEIAKTMQEYPVAFCGAQIITGEEEGAYGWITINYLLESFTKYSPKAHTWVHPEAANSFGALDLGGASTQISFAPKGSFINWNETSRFMLYGYNYNIYTHSYLCYGQNEMWKRLAKELIMESSSSTLVEHPCYPKDYKETISLSSFRTSPCTNQSDPRLPLDDRNVTLEGRSNASGCLVAIKKLFNFSACGQSQDCSFDGIYQPPVSGQFFAFSAFYYNFKFLNLTEGQSLATVRETIERFCARTWEDLSSNYPEENPERLPKYCANANYILTLLLDAYKFNETSWNNIFFQMKVGSTNVGWTLGYMLNLTNMIPAEAPVWVKGHTPSLWAAAVAFITLTLALGLVALVVLLWT, encoded by the exons ATGATGTTCCTTAACAAGAAGCTCTTCACCACCGCCCTCCTTGGGCTGCTGGTCACACTGTCCATCATCGCCCTCGTCCTCAGCCTGGTGGGGGTCGAAGATGTCACTCTGCCACCCACAGTCCAG TACGGGATGGTGTTTGATGCAGGCTCATCCCACACCTCTCTGTTTGTCTACGAGTGGGACTCGGACAAGCAGAACAACACCGGTGTGGTCAGCCAGACCTTGTCCTGTGATGTCCAGG GGCCAGGCATATCAAGCTATGCCGATGATCCCCCAAAAGCTGGTGATTCCCTAAGGGAGTGCCTGGATAAAGCCCTAAAGGTCGTTCCTGCTGCGAAGCAGAGGGATGTCTCAGCTTACTTCGGAGCGACAGCAGGCATGAGGCTATTGAG GGAACAGAACAGCTCAGCTGCCGACCAAGTCCTGGCCGAAATTGCTAAAACCATGCAAGAGTATCCTGTGGCTTTCTGTGGGGCTCAGATCATtacaggagaagaggagggagcTTATGGCTGGATCACCATCAACTACCTGCTGGAGTCCTTCACCAAG TACTCCCCAAAAGCACACACGTGGGTCCATCCAGAGGCAGCCAACAGTTTTGGGGCACTGGATCTTGGAGGAGCATCAACTCAGATCAGCTTTGCCCCCAAGGGTTCATTTATAAACTGGAATGAAACCTCGAGGTTCATGCTGTACGGATACAACTACAACATCTACACACACAGCTACCTCTGCTACGGGCAGAATGAGATGTGGAAGCGCCTGGCAAAAGAGTTAATTATG GAGTCGTCCTCCAGCACACTAGTTGAACACCCTTGCTACCCTAAAGACTACAAGGAAACCATCTCGCTGTCTTCCTTCCGCACCAGCCCATGCACCAACCAGAGTGACCCACGCCTGCCTCTCGATGACAGAAATGTGACCCTGGAGGGCAGGAGCAATGCCAGCGGGTGCCTGGTTGCCATCAAGAAGCTCTTCAACTTCTCAGCATGTGGACAGAGCCAGGACTGCTCCTTCGATGGCATCTACCAGCCCCCCGTCAGCGGGCAGTTCTTT gccttttctgctttttactATAACTTCAAGTTTCTCAACCTGACTGAGGGACAGTCACTGGCCACCGTCAGGGAGACCATTGAGCGATTCTGTGCAAGAACCTGGGAGGAT CTGTCTTCTAATTACCCTGAAGAGAATCCTGAGCGACTGCCTAAATACTGCGCCAACGCCAACTACATCCTCACACTCCTCCTGGATGCCTACAAGTTCAACGAGACCAGCTGGAACAACATCTTCTTCCAGATGAAG GTGGGGAGCACCAACGTGGGCTGGACGCTGGGCTACATGCTGAACCTCACCAACATGATCCCAGCGGAGGCTCCAGTATGGGTGAAGGGGCACACTCCCTCcctgtgggctgcagctgtCGC
- the TMEM203 gene encoding transmembrane protein 203 — MLFSLRELVQWLGFATFEIFLHGLALLVFSVLLVLKVDSEASPLSWWVVFVPFFAADGLSTYFTAIVSVRLFQDGEKRLAVLRLFWILTILSLKFVFEMLLCQKLVERTRELWYGLIMSPIFILLQLLMIRACRVN, encoded by the coding sequence ATGCTGTTCTCCCTGCGGGAGCTGGTGCAGTGGCTGGGCTTCGCCACTTTCGAGATCTTCCTGCACGGCCTGGCCCTGCTGGTGTTCTccgtgctgctggtgctgaagGTGGACAGCGAGGCCTCGCCGCTCTCCTGGTGGGTCGTCTTCGTCCCCTTCTTCGCCGCCGACGGCCTCAGCACCTACTTCACCGCCATCGTGTCGGTGCGGCTCTTCCAGGACGGTGAGAAGCGGCTGGCCGTGCTGCGGCTCTTCTGGATCCTCACCATCCTCAGCCTCAAGTTCGTCTTCGagatgctgctgtgccagaAGCTGGTGGAGCGCACGCGGGAGTTGTGGTACGGGCTCATCATGTCGCCCATCTtcatcctcctgcagctcctcatgatCCGGGCCTGCCGCGTGAACTGA
- the LOC110406882 gene encoding ectonucleoside triphosphate diphosphohydrolase 8-like isoform X3, protein MSLCHPQSSLSQPDSLPGPGISSYADDPPKAGDSLRECLDKALKVVPAAKQRDVSAYFGATAGMRLLREQNSSAADQVLAEIAKTMQEYPVAFCGAQIITGEEEGAYGWITINYLLESFTKYSPKAHTWVHPEAANSFGALDLGGASTQISFAPKGSFINWNETSRFMLYGYNYNIYTHSYLCYGQNEMWKRLAKELIMESSSSTLVEHPCYPKDYKETISLSSFRTSPCTNQSDPRLPLDDRNVTLEGRSNASGCLVAIKKLFNFSACGQSQDCSFDGIYQPPVSGQFFAFSAFYYNFKFLNLTEGQSLATVRETIERFCARTWEDLSSNYPEENPERLPKYCANANYILTLLLDAYKFNETSWNNIFFQMKVGSTNVGWTLGYMLNLTNMIPAEAPVWVKGHTPSLWAAAVAFITLTLALGLVALVVLLWT, encoded by the exons ATGTCACTCTGCCACCCACAGTCCAG CCTGTCCCAGCCTGACTCTCTTCCAGGGCCAGGCATATCAAGCTATGCCGATGATCCCCCAAAAGCTGGTGATTCCCTAAGGGAGTGCCTGGATAAAGCCCTAAAGGTCGTTCCTGCTGCGAAGCAGAGGGATGTCTCAGCTTACTTCGGAGCGACAGCAGGCATGAGGCTATTGAG GGAACAGAACAGCTCAGCTGCCGACCAAGTCCTGGCCGAAATTGCTAAAACCATGCAAGAGTATCCTGTGGCTTTCTGTGGGGCTCAGATCATtacaggagaagaggagggagcTTATGGCTGGATCACCATCAACTACCTGCTGGAGTCCTTCACCAAG TACTCCCCAAAAGCACACACGTGGGTCCATCCAGAGGCAGCCAACAGTTTTGGGGCACTGGATCTTGGAGGAGCATCAACTCAGATCAGCTTTGCCCCCAAGGGTTCATTTATAAACTGGAATGAAACCTCGAGGTTCATGCTGTACGGATACAACTACAACATCTACACACACAGCTACCTCTGCTACGGGCAGAATGAGATGTGGAAGCGCCTGGCAAAAGAGTTAATTATG GAGTCGTCCTCCAGCACACTAGTTGAACACCCTTGCTACCCTAAAGACTACAAGGAAACCATCTCGCTGTCTTCCTTCCGCACCAGCCCATGCACCAACCAGAGTGACCCACGCCTGCCTCTCGATGACAGAAATGTGACCCTGGAGGGCAGGAGCAATGCCAGCGGGTGCCTGGTTGCCATCAAGAAGCTCTTCAACTTCTCAGCATGTGGACAGAGCCAGGACTGCTCCTTCGATGGCATCTACCAGCCCCCCGTCAGCGGGCAGTTCTTT gccttttctgctttttactATAACTTCAAGTTTCTCAACCTGACTGAGGGACAGTCACTGGCCACCGTCAGGGAGACCATTGAGCGATTCTGTGCAAGAACCTGGGAGGAT CTGTCTTCTAATTACCCTGAAGAGAATCCTGAGCGACTGCCTAAATACTGCGCCAACGCCAACTACATCCTCACACTCCTCCTGGATGCCTACAAGTTCAACGAGACCAGCTGGAACAACATCTTCTTCCAGATGAAG GTGGGGAGCACCAACGTGGGCTGGACGCTGGGCTACATGCTGAACCTCACCAACATGATCCCAGCGGAGGCTCCAGTATGGGTGAAGGGGCACACTCCCTCcctgtgggctgcagctgtCGC